A region from the Enterobacter roggenkampii genome encodes:
- a CDS encoding GNAT family N-acetyltransferase: MSERFRDVSPEDAELQPIIEGLFGEYAARYGDYFSKDAEVELTEWYLAPQGLFIVLERDGKIIATGAYKPFDERTAEIKRIWTDKTLRQQGLAGRVVQELERRAVLAGYSQIYLTTGFRQPEAVRLYLSQGYQPQFDLNRDPEEYSQPPFDGRLRFTKTLVREAFSKTA; this comes from the coding sequence ATGAGCGAACGATTTCGTGATGTTTCACCGGAAGATGCCGAACTTCAGCCCATTATCGAGGGGCTGTTCGGTGAATATGCGGCCCGCTACGGGGACTACTTTTCTAAAGACGCGGAAGTGGAGCTCACCGAGTGGTATCTGGCGCCGCAGGGGCTGTTTATCGTCCTGGAGCGCGACGGGAAGATTATCGCCACCGGCGCGTACAAACCGTTCGACGAACGCACCGCGGAAATCAAACGTATCTGGACGGACAAAACCCTGCGTCAGCAGGGGCTTGCCGGGCGCGTGGTGCAGGAGCTGGAGCGCAGGGCGGTGCTGGCAGGGTACAGTCAGATCTACCTGACAACCGGCTTTCGTCAGCCGGAAGCGGTCAGGCTCTATCTTAGCCAGGGCTATCAGCCGCAGTTCGATCTGAACCGCGATCCGGAAGAGTATAGCCAGCCGCCGTTTGACGGTCGGCTGCGTTTCACCAAAACGCTGGTACGTGAAGCGTTCAGCAAAACCGCATGA
- a CDS encoding transporter substrate-binding domain-containing protein, with protein sequence MKYGLLAGLVFTTASHASIDLKANEQPLPVTVDRQAVAKIPAGYKFVEPGTLTVAVSMLNSPPLALLASDNRTRIGSDPDIARLLAGSLGLKLKLVPTAWEDWPLGIASGRYDVALVNIAVTEQRKDKFDFATYRVDSLAFSVKSTSEIQSIKSAEDLAGKRVIVGSGTNQESILLGWNEENKKAGRAPALPVYLHDDASGNLYIQSGRADVFFGPQSVSAYKAALTGKTRVVGLGPKKAYVATTTKKGNQLVYALQAALNGAIERGEYQKVLARWGEQGEAVTQSEVNPPGITY encoded by the coding sequence ATGAAATATGGACTTCTGGCGGGGCTGGTCTTCACGACGGCGAGCCACGCCAGCATCGATCTGAAAGCCAACGAGCAGCCGCTGCCGGTGACGGTGGATCGGCAGGCCGTGGCGAAGATCCCCGCCGGGTATAAATTCGTTGAGCCAGGTACGCTGACGGTCGCCGTCTCGATGCTGAACTCCCCGCCGCTGGCGCTGCTGGCCAGCGATAACCGCACGCGGATCGGCAGCGACCCGGATATTGCCCGCCTGCTGGCGGGCAGCCTGGGGCTGAAGCTAAAGCTGGTGCCGACGGCGTGGGAAGACTGGCCGCTGGGGATCGCTTCCGGGCGCTACGACGTGGCGCTGGTGAACATTGCGGTGACCGAACAGCGTAAAGATAAGTTTGATTTTGCGACCTACCGCGTCGATTCGCTGGCGTTTTCGGTGAAATCCACCAGCGAGATTCAGTCAATCAAAAGCGCGGAAGATCTGGCCGGGAAAAGGGTGATTGTCGGCTCGGGTACCAATCAGGAGAGCATCCTGCTGGGCTGGAACGAAGAAAATAAAAAGGCGGGGCGGGCGCCTGCGCTGCCGGTCTATCTTCACGACGATGCCTCGGGCAATCTCTATATCCAGTCCGGCAGGGCGGATGTGTTCTTTGGCCCTCAGTCGGTTTCAGCTTACAAAGCGGCGCTCACCGGCAAAACCCGCGTGGTCGGTTTAGGGCCGAAGAAAGCTTATGTCGCCACCACGACCAAAAAAGGCAATCAACTGGTTTATGCCCTGCAGGCCGCGCTGAACGGTGCGATTGAGCGCGGAGAGTACCAGAAGGTGCTGGCGCGCTGGGGCGAGCAGGGCGAAGCGGTGACGCAATCGGAGGTCAACCCGCCTGGGATAACCTACTAA
- the pptA gene encoding tautomerase PptA, with protein sequence MPHVDIKCFPRDLNDEQKAALAADIADVIIRHFNSKDSSVSVALKQIAPEDWKAQVWDTEIGPKLEELIKKPGYSM encoded by the coding sequence ATGCCACACGTAGATATTAAATGTTTTCCCCGTGATTTAAACGACGAACAGAAAGCTGCCCTGGCGGCAGATATTGCCGACGTGATTATTCGCCATTTCAACAGCAAAGACAGTTCCGTGTCGGTGGCGCTGAAGCAGATCGCGCCTGAAGACTGGAAGGCGCAGGTCTGGGATACCGAAATTGGACCGAAGCTGGAGGAGCTTATTAAGAAGCCCGGGTATTCGATGTAA
- a CDS encoding NAD-dependent malic enzyme → MSRKDVLYTPYNGAVLLENPLLNKGLAFIKEERDNFNLHGLLPHNVETIEEQTERAWVQFCHFKSDISRHVYLRNIQDTNETLFYNLLRSHLKETLPIIYTPTVGEACEHFSTIYRRARGLFISWPNRHRIDEMLQSFSRNDVRVIVVTDGERILGLGDQGIGGMGIPIGKLSLYTACGGIHPASTLPIMLDVGTNNQQHLDDPMYMGWRHPRISDDQYAEFMDMFISTVKARWPNVLLQFEDFAQKNATRLLQRYRDQLCCFNDDIQGTAAVTAGTLIAAAHAAGTRIRDQRVVFLGSGSAGCGIAEKIVALMVDDGLSESEARSRIFMVDRFGLLTDDMTNLLDFQKNLLTARDAVSRWQVDAKNISLLDVVKNAHPTVMIGVSGQPGLFSEEIVKEMHRHCPRPIIMPLSNPTSRAEAQPQDLIAWTQGAALVATGSPFAPVFWENAHYEIAQCNNAYIFPGLGLGVLACNARRVTEEMLMAASRSLAAQSPLVTTERGGLLPPVDQIETVSRQIAVAVARAAIEQGVAPALDDETLMARIEKTWWQADYAPYRRSAL, encoded by the coding sequence ATGTCTCGTAAAGACGTTCTGTACACGCCTTATAATGGCGCCGTACTGCTGGAAAATCCGTTATTAAATAAAGGCCTCGCCTTTATTAAGGAAGAACGGGATAATTTTAATCTGCATGGATTATTGCCGCATAACGTTGAAACCATTGAGGAGCAAACGGAGCGTGCCTGGGTGCAGTTCTGCCATTTTAAAAGCGACATTTCCCGCCATGTTTATTTGCGCAATATTCAGGACACCAATGAAACTCTCTTTTACAACCTCTTGCGTTCGCATCTGAAAGAGACGTTACCGATTATCTATACCCCGACGGTGGGTGAAGCCTGCGAGCATTTCTCCACGATTTATCGCCGCGCGCGCGGCTTGTTTATTTCATGGCCTAACCGCCACCGCATTGATGAGATGCTGCAAAGTTTCTCGCGCAACGACGTTCGGGTGATTGTGGTAACGGACGGAGAACGCATTTTAGGCCTCGGCGACCAGGGTATCGGCGGTATGGGCATACCGATTGGTAAGCTGTCGCTGTATACCGCCTGCGGAGGGATCCATCCGGCCTCCACCCTGCCGATTATGCTGGATGTCGGCACCAATAATCAGCAACACCTCGACGACCCGATGTACATGGGCTGGCGTCACCCGCGCATCAGCGACGACCAATACGCTGAATTTATGGATATGTTTATCAGCACGGTTAAGGCGCGCTGGCCCAACGTTCTCCTGCAGTTTGAAGACTTTGCGCAGAAAAACGCCACCCGACTTCTGCAGCGCTACCGCGACCAGCTGTGCTGCTTCAATGATGATATCCAGGGCACGGCAGCCGTCACCGCCGGGACGCTGATCGCGGCGGCGCACGCGGCGGGGACGCGCATTCGCGACCAGCGCGTGGTGTTCCTGGGCAGCGGCTCTGCCGGATGCGGGATTGCTGAAAAAATTGTGGCGCTGATGGTCGATGACGGCCTGAGCGAGTCGGAAGCCCGCAGCCGGATCTTTATGGTCGATCGCTTCGGCCTGCTGACCGACGACATGACCAACCTGCTCGATTTCCAGAAAAACCTGCTTACCGCGCGCGACGCCGTAAGCCGCTGGCAGGTAGACGCGAAGAATATTTCCCTGCTGGACGTGGTGAAGAACGCACATCCAACGGTGATGATCGGCGTTTCAGGTCAGCCGGGGCTGTTCAGCGAAGAGATCGTCAAAGAGATGCATCGCCACTGCCCGCGCCCGATTATCATGCCGCTCTCGAACCCGACGTCGCGGGCGGAGGCCCAGCCGCAGGATCTCATCGCCTGGACCCAGGGAGCCGCGCTGGTGGCCACCGGCAGCCCGTTCGCCCCGGTATTCTGGGAGAATGCGCACTATGAGATTGCCCAGTGCAACAACGCCTATATCTTCCCGGGCCTTGGGCTTGGCGTGCTGGCCTGTAACGCTCGCCGGGTGACGGAAGAGATGCTGATGGCAGCAAGCCGCAGCCTGGCCGCGCAGTCTCCGCTCGTGACCACGGAAAGAGGAGGATTACTGCCGCCGGTAGATCAGATTGAAACGGTCTCACGCCAGATTGCCGTTGCCGTCGCCCGGGCCGCCATTGAACAAGGCGTGGCGCCAGCGTTAGATGATGAAACCCTGATGGCGCGTATCGAGAAAACCTGGTGGCAGGCGGACTATGCACCGTACCGCCGATCCGCGCTGTAG
- a CDS encoding amino acid ABC transporter ATP-binding protein gives MQASPEGHISITGVSKYFGRHKALDNVSLEIPPGSVTVILGPSGSGKSTLLRTINHLERVDEGFIQIDGDYIGYRRQGDKLYELKEKEILKQRVNVGYVFQNFNLFPHLTVLENLIEAPIAHKKLSKKEAVESAYSLLDVVGLRDKADAWSRHLSGGQQQRIAIARALALRPRVMLFDEPTSALDPELVGEVLDVIKKLARSGTTLVVVTHEIGFAREVADQVVFMVDGKIVEQGSSDEVLNRPSHARTRQFLSKVL, from the coding sequence ATGCAAGCCTCTCCTGAAGGACATATCTCAATCACCGGCGTCAGCAAGTATTTTGGTCGCCATAAGGCGCTCGACAACGTGTCGCTTGAGATCCCGCCGGGATCCGTGACGGTCATTCTTGGGCCCTCAGGCTCGGGCAAATCGACGCTGTTGCGCACCATAAACCACCTGGAGCGCGTCGACGAAGGTTTTATTCAGATCGACGGGGACTACATTGGCTACCGCCGTCAGGGCGACAAGCTCTACGAGCTTAAGGAGAAAGAGATCCTCAAACAGCGCGTCAACGTGGGCTATGTGTTCCAGAACTTTAATCTCTTTCCCCATCTCACGGTGCTGGAAAACCTGATTGAGGCGCCCATCGCGCATAAAAAGCTCAGCAAAAAAGAGGCGGTGGAAAGCGCGTACAGCCTGCTGGACGTGGTCGGGCTGCGGGATAAAGCCGACGCCTGGTCCCGCCATCTCTCCGGCGGCCAGCAGCAGCGCATTGCCATTGCCCGCGCGCTGGCGTTACGTCCCCGCGTGATGCTGTTTGATGAACCCACCTCGGCGCTGGATCCGGAGCTGGTAGGGGAAGTGCTGGACGTGATCAAAAAACTGGCCCGGTCCGGCACTACCCTGGTGGTGGTCACCCACGAGATCGGCTTTGCCCGTGAAGTGGCGGATCAGGTGGTGTTTATGGTCGACGGAAAAATCGTCGAGCAGGGCAGCAGTGACGAGGTATTAAACCGTCCGTCACATGCGCGAACGCGCCAGTTCCTCTCCAAAGTCTTGTAA
- a CDS encoding ArsR/SmtB family transcription factor: MIPNHPETEQILLENVLFALGNPLRLSIIRRLADGSELSCNALRPEDVVKSTMTHHWRVLRDSGVIWQRPQGRENMISLRRDDLDTRFPGLMAILLQVK; the protein is encoded by the coding sequence ATGATCCCTAACCACCCTGAAACTGAACAAATACTGCTGGAAAATGTGCTCTTTGCCCTCGGCAACCCGCTCCGGCTATCGATTATTCGCCGGCTCGCCGACGGCAGCGAACTGAGCTGTAACGCGCTGCGCCCGGAGGACGTGGTGAAGTCCACGATGACCCATCACTGGCGCGTATTGCGCGACAGCGGGGTCATCTGGCAGCGTCCGCAGGGACGCGAAAACATGATTTCATTGCGACGAGACGATCTGGATACCCGTTTTCCGGGGCTGATGGCGATCCTGCTGCAGGTTAAGTAA
- a CDS encoding amidohydrolase, whose product MSFGEQLIAWRRELHQNPELSGQEVETTARLRQWLTKAGIAPQPYDLATGLVAEIGTGSRLVALRADIDALPIEERSGVPFSSQHAGVMHACGHDIHTSVILGAALKLKEREASLNGRVRILFQPAEENFGGAKSMVRAGALRDVSAIFGMHNEPGLPVGEFATRGGPFYANVDRFVIRITGKGAHAARPHEGNDAIVLSSQLVTALQSVASRNVNTLDSVVLSVTRIAGGNTWNVLPESVELEGTLRTHRTEVQQNVKARVGEIAAGFASAFSAQIDITWYAGPTALVNDERWADFATSVAREAGYETRHAELHMGGEDFAVYLQSVPGAFVSIGSNSPFGLHHPAFNPDEALIEPAARYFAQLAEKALQHV is encoded by the coding sequence ATGAGTTTTGGCGAACAACTGATTGCCTGGCGCCGCGAACTGCACCAGAACCCGGAGCTGTCCGGCCAGGAGGTCGAAACCACCGCGCGCCTGCGCCAGTGGCTGACGAAGGCCGGGATCGCCCCGCAGCCTTACGACCTGGCGACCGGGCTGGTGGCGGAAATCGGGACGGGCAGCAGGCTGGTTGCGCTGCGCGCCGACATTGACGCGCTGCCGATCGAGGAGCGCAGCGGCGTGCCGTTTAGCTCACAGCATGCCGGGGTGATGCACGCCTGCGGACACGATATCCACACCAGCGTTATCCTCGGCGCCGCGTTAAAGCTGAAAGAGCGGGAGGCCTCGCTTAACGGCCGGGTGCGCATCCTGTTTCAGCCTGCCGAGGAGAACTTTGGCGGTGCGAAGAGCATGGTGCGGGCCGGTGCCTTACGCGACGTCAGCGCGATTTTCGGTATGCACAACGAGCCTGGCCTGCCGGTCGGTGAGTTCGCCACCCGCGGCGGGCCGTTCTACGCCAACGTCGACCGCTTCGTGATCCGCATTACCGGTAAGGGCGCGCACGCCGCACGTCCTCACGAAGGCAACGACGCCATTGTGCTGTCGAGCCAGCTGGTGACGGCGCTGCAAAGCGTCGCCAGCCGCAACGTCAACACGCTGGATTCGGTGGTGCTGAGCGTAACCCGCATTGCGGGCGGCAACACCTGGAACGTGCTGCCGGAAAGCGTCGAGCTGGAAGGCACGTTGCGAACCCATCGCACGGAAGTACAGCAGAATGTGAAAGCCCGCGTGGGTGAAATTGCCGCCGGGTTTGCCAGCGCCTTCAGCGCGCAGATTGATATCACCTGGTATGCCGGGCCTACCGCGCTGGTGAATGACGAGCGCTGGGCTGATTTTGCCACCTCGGTCGCGCGTGAGGCCGGTTATGAAACCCGTCACGCGGAACTGCATATGGGCGGGGAAGATTTTGCGGTCTATTTGCAGTCTGTTCCCGGCGCGTTTGTCAGCATTGGCAGCAACAGTCCGTTTGGTTTACATCACCCGGCTTTTAACCCGGATGAAGCACTGATTGAGCCCGCCGCCCGCTATTTTGCACAGCTTGCGGAAAAAGCCCTGCAACACGTTTAA
- a CDS encoding DNA-binding protein, whose product MTGRVDYQIEKYLLTEAAEPERLTRQWAEVLEECREQKAGAEERLRLALLNVDYVTSFELPFRLLLTRAPQLIDAVRKELQLSQKNVLFNGKRFGCVYSLKRDLDGIPDEFTYHLKTRIQRSDATGATEASYRQIAQQVKAPKERLKLTLDNGLSVTALDGLFWFGIQRIAADVQRLRKTGMRIVTSNAEVFDTLTKTTRQVPVYRLEGTQIT is encoded by the coding sequence ATGACCGGAAGAGTTGATTATCAGATTGAAAAATATCTCCTGACCGAAGCTGCCGAACCGGAGCGCCTGACGCGCCAGTGGGCAGAGGTTCTGGAGGAGTGTCGTGAGCAAAAGGCCGGTGCAGAGGAGCGGCTGCGCCTCGCGTTGCTTAATGTGGATTACGTCACCAGCTTCGAGCTGCCCTTCAGGCTGCTTCTCACCCGTGCGCCCCAGTTGATTGATGCCGTCAGGAAAGAGCTTCAGCTCAGTCAGAAAAATGTTCTGTTTAACGGCAAGCGCTTTGGCTGCGTCTACAGCCTTAAACGGGATCTGGACGGCATACCTGACGAGTTTACCTATCACCTGAAGACGCGGATCCAGCGCAGTGACGCCACGGGCGCGACGGAAGCGTCTTACCGGCAAATTGCCCAGCAGGTGAAAGCGCCAAAGGAACGCCTCAAACTGACGCTGGACAACGGGCTGTCTGTAACCGCGCTTGACGGGCTTTTCTGGTTTGGCATTCAGCGCATCGCGGCTGATGTACAACGGTTACGCAAAACAGGGATGCGGATAGTAACGTCCAACGCCGAGGTGTTCGATACGCTTACCAAAACAACCCGGCAGGTCCCGGTCTATCGCCTGGAAGGGACTCAAATTACTTAA
- a CDS encoding 2-hydroxycarboxylate transporter family protein gives MKDNPVPTSALSTSRFAFGLNTTEVGAVPLMLFVGIAAIVATSAWAGLLPKNMIGGLAVIMTLGFAFAKVGRQIPVLKDIGGPAILCLMVPSVLVYFGAFGKQTLDTVHLLMKEANLLYFVIACLVVGSILGMNRVLLIQGMMRMFVPLVAGTLMAVLSGLIVGTLFGYTPYHTFFFIIVPIIGGGIGEGILPLSLAYSAILGQTPDVYVAQLAPAAVVGNIFAIICAGSLARLGTKRPSLSGNGMLTRSKDDASLFAGAPGAQQTDFHLMGGGLLMVCAFFIVGGLFEKLVHIPGPVLMILIAVLCKYFRVIPASMEQGAHSCYKFVSAALVWPLMIGLGMLYVPLESVVSVFSVGYVVVCGSVVIAMALSGYVIASRLNMYPVEAAIVTCCHSGLGGTGDVAILSASNRMSLMPFAQIATRIGGASTVIFATLLMGWIMAH, from the coding sequence ATGAAAGATAATCCTGTACCGACTTCCGCGCTGTCGACCTCGCGTTTTGCTTTTGGGCTGAACACGACCGAGGTGGGCGCGGTTCCGCTGATGCTGTTCGTCGGGATTGCCGCGATTGTGGCGACGTCCGCCTGGGCAGGGCTGCTGCCGAAAAATATGATTGGCGGACTGGCGGTCATCATGACCCTTGGCTTTGCGTTTGCCAAAGTGGGCCGGCAAATCCCCGTGCTGAAGGACATCGGCGGCCCGGCGATCCTGTGTCTGATGGTGCCTTCCGTGCTGGTCTATTTTGGCGCATTCGGGAAACAAACCCTTGATACGGTGCATCTGCTGATGAAGGAGGCGAATCTGCTCTATTTCGTCATCGCCTGCCTGGTGGTCGGCAGCATTCTGGGGATGAACCGGGTGCTGCTGATCCAGGGCATGATGCGCATGTTTGTTCCGCTGGTGGCGGGGACACTGATGGCCGTGCTGAGCGGGCTTATTGTGGGAACGCTGTTTGGGTATACGCCTTACCACACCTTCTTCTTTATCATTGTCCCTATCATTGGCGGCGGAATTGGCGAGGGGATTTTGCCCCTTTCTCTGGCCTATTCGGCAATCCTGGGGCAGACGCCGGACGTCTACGTGGCGCAGCTGGCTCCCGCTGCGGTCGTCGGAAATATCTTCGCCATTATTTGCGCCGGCTCGCTGGCGCGTCTCGGGACGAAACGTCCTTCGCTTTCGGGAAACGGCATGCTCACGCGGAGTAAAGACGACGCCAGCCTGTTCGCCGGGGCGCCTGGCGCTCAGCAGACGGATTTTCATCTGATGGGCGGCGGATTGCTGATGGTGTGCGCGTTTTTCATCGTCGGAGGCTTGTTTGAAAAACTGGTCCATATTCCCGGCCCGGTGCTGATGATCCTGATTGCCGTCCTGTGTAAATACTTCAGGGTGATCCCAGCCTCAATGGAGCAGGGGGCGCACAGCTGCTATAAATTCGTTTCGGCTGCGCTGGTCTGGCCGCTGATGATCGGCCTCGGGATGCTATACGTGCCGCTTGAAAGCGTGGTGTCGGTCTTCTCGGTGGGCTATGTAGTGGTATGCGGATCGGTGGTGATTGCGATGGCGCTGAGCGGCTACGTGATTGCGTCGCGTCTGAATATGTATCCCGTGGAAGCGGCGATTGTGACCTGCTGCCACAGTGGGCTGGGCGGTACGGGAGATGTGGCCATTCTATCCGCCTCCAACCGCATGTCGCTTATGCCGTTCGCGCAGATCGCGACGCGTATTGGCGGTGCCTCAACGGTGATTTTCGCCACGCTGTTGATGGGCTGGATTATGGCGCACTGA
- a CDS encoding glutathione S-transferase family protein: MIKLYGVPGWGSAISEVMLTLADIPYQFINVDGFDQPGPQRELLHKLNPLCQVPTLELENGAIMTETAAIALMVLDRCPDLAPPVGQAERQQFQRLLIWFVANVYPTFTYADYPERWVPDAPEQLQKNCIEYRKSLYLWFESQLKAAPFALGERLTLLDVYIAVARTWGPRHDWFAGNTPKFTVIADAVCQRPELHKVLKANKII, encoded by the coding sequence ATGATTAAACTTTATGGCGTACCCGGCTGGGGCTCGGCAATCAGTGAGGTGATGCTGACCCTGGCTGATATCCCTTATCAATTCATCAACGTGGACGGGTTTGACCAGCCCGGTCCGCAGCGTGAATTGCTGCACAAGCTCAATCCGCTGTGTCAGGTGCCGACGCTGGAGCTGGAAAATGGCGCCATCATGACCGAAACGGCGGCGATTGCCCTGATGGTGCTCGACCGGTGTCCCGATCTCGCCCCGCCCGTGGGGCAGGCTGAACGTCAGCAGTTTCAGCGTTTGCTCATTTGGTTCGTAGCCAACGTCTATCCCACGTTTACCTATGCAGACTATCCCGAACGCTGGGTGCCGGATGCGCCGGAACAGCTGCAGAAAAACTGCATCGAATACCGGAAATCCCTCTATTTGTGGTTCGAAAGCCAGCTTAAGGCTGCCCCGTTTGCGCTGGGGGAACGGCTGACGCTGCTGGATGTGTATATTGCGGTGGCGCGCACCTGGGGGCCGCGTCACGACTGGTTTGCCGGGAACACCCCTAAATTCACGGTGATTGCGGACGCCGTATGCCAGCGACCGGAACTGCACAAGGTGTTAAAGGCAAACAAAATTATCTGA
- a CDS encoding amino acid ABC transporter permease yields the protein MSNVETIKVVPARYPLRAVGAAVALFVLAVVIQSVAFNPRWEWAVFARWFFDPVILEGVGQTLLLTLIGTALSVVFGGMLALARLSSSWLLSSLAWAYIWLFRSLPLIVVLIILYNFSYLYDTLSLGVPFTGITWGSFETINVLGQFSTAVVGLTLVQSAYTAEIIRGGFLGVDHGQYEAAAALGLPAWRRTVRIILPQALRTILPSGFNEIISLAKGTAMVYVLAMPELFYTIQMIYNRTQEVIPLLMVGAAWYLAITTVLSAIQYGVERALARSERRSAVNQNRAARRTRSVTTTPAQEPIHASLS from the coding sequence ATGAGCAACGTTGAAACCATTAAGGTGGTCCCGGCGCGTTATCCGCTGCGGGCCGTCGGCGCCGCGGTGGCGCTGTTTGTCCTGGCGGTCGTGATTCAGTCAGTCGCCTTTAACCCGCGCTGGGAGTGGGCGGTGTTCGCCCGCTGGTTCTTCGACCCGGTGATCCTCGAAGGCGTCGGGCAGACCCTGCTGCTGACGCTGATCGGCACCGCGCTGAGCGTGGTGTTTGGCGGCATGCTGGCGCTGGCGAGACTCTCGTCATCCTGGCTGCTGAGCAGCCTGGCGTGGGCGTACATCTGGCTGTTTCGGTCGCTGCCGCTGATCGTCGTGCTGATCATCCTGTACAACTTTTCCTATCTCTACGACACGCTCTCGCTCGGCGTGCCGTTCACCGGCATCACCTGGGGCAGCTTTGAAACCATCAACGTGCTGGGGCAATTTTCTACCGCCGTGGTGGGGCTAACGCTGGTGCAGAGCGCCTATACCGCCGAGATCATTCGCGGTGGTTTCCTCGGGGTCGATCACGGGCAGTATGAGGCCGCCGCCGCGCTCGGTCTGCCGGCCTGGCGCCGCACGGTGCGCATCATTTTGCCTCAGGCGCTGCGCACCATTCTGCCGTCGGGATTCAATGAAATCATCAGCCTCGCCAAGGGCACGGCGATGGTGTACGTCCTGGCGATGCCGGAGCTGTTTTATACCATCCAGATGATCTACAACCGCACGCAGGAGGTGATCCCGCTGCTGATGGTTGGTGCCGCCTGGTACCTGGCGATCACCACCGTCCTGTCCGCTATCCAGTACGGTGTTGAACGCGCACTCGCCCGCAGCGAACGCCGCTCTGCGGTTAATCAGAACCGTGCCGCCCGTCGCACCCGTTCCGTCACCACCACGCCAGCACAGGAGCCTATCCATGCAAGCCTCTCCTGA
- a CDS encoding Kdo(2)-lipid IV(A) acyltransferase: MTKLPRFSFAFLHPRYWLSWAGIAALWLIMLLPYPLLFRIGHGLGRLAMRLLPRRVEIARRNLELCFPEMKKDERESLLQRNFESVGMGVIETGMAWFWPAWRVKKCFTVQGYEHMEKARAQGKGVVLVGIHFLTLELGARIFGMLNPGIGVYRPNNNALLDWLQTRGRLRANKTMLDRHDLKGMIRALKQNEILWYAPDHDYGKTNSVFVPFFAVPDAATTAGSYMLVKSANPAVIPFVPRRRADGTGYELIILEDISEALQGGDKEAVATQMNRAIEQAVRMAPEQYMWLHRRFKTRPEGVPDRYARLKQAATRGESLTASDFSDRSGIQH, encoded by the coding sequence ATGACAAAATTACCCCGTTTTTCATTCGCCTTTCTTCATCCCCGTTACTGGCTAAGCTGGGCCGGCATTGCGGCTCTGTGGCTCATCATGCTGCTCCCTTATCCGCTTCTGTTCAGAATCGGTCATGGCCTGGGTCGACTGGCGATGCGCTTACTGCCTCGCCGCGTCGAGATTGCCCGTCGCAACCTGGAGCTTTGTTTCCCGGAGATGAAAAAGGATGAACGCGAGTCATTGCTGCAGCGTAATTTTGAATCGGTAGGAATGGGGGTGATTGAAACCGGGATGGCATGGTTCTGGCCTGCGTGGCGGGTAAAGAAATGCTTTACCGTGCAGGGTTATGAGCATATGGAAAAGGCGAGGGCGCAGGGAAAAGGCGTGGTGCTGGTAGGGATACATTTTCTGACCCTTGAGCTGGGCGCGCGGATATTTGGCATGCTTAACCCCGGTATCGGGGTCTATCGTCCTAATAACAATGCTCTGCTGGACTGGCTTCAGACGCGAGGGCGCCTGCGCGCCAACAAAACCATGCTCGATCGCCATGATTTAAAGGGCATGATCCGCGCGCTGAAGCAGAATGAAATTTTGTGGTACGCCCCGGATCACGACTATGGCAAAACCAACAGCGTGTTTGTGCCGTTCTTTGCGGTGCCGGATGCCGCGACGACGGCGGGCAGCTATATGCTGGTCAAAAGCGCTAACCCTGCCGTTATCCCCTTTGTGCCGCGCCGCAGGGCGGATGGCACCGGTTACGAGCTGATTATTCTGGAGGATATCAGCGAGGCGCTGCAGGGCGGCGATAAAGAAGCCGTGGCGACGCAGATGAACAGGGCAATTGAGCAGGCCGTACGCATGGCCCCAGAGCAGTATATGTGGCTGCACCGTCGCTTCAAAACCCGTCCTGAAGGAGTACCTGACCGGTATGCCCGTCTGAAACAGGCGGCAACTCGGGGTGAAAGTCTCACCGCCAGCGATTTTTCTGACCGCTCAGGCATACAGCACTGA